The Culex quinquefasciatus strain JHB chromosome 2, VPISU_Cqui_1.0_pri_paternal, whole genome shotgun sequence genome contains the following window.
ttttttttcaaaaattctcaaaaattcttaaaaattctcaaaatatttcgaaaattctcaaaaattatcaaaaattttcgaaaaatctcaaaaaatctcaaaaagttctctaaaattatctaattttttatcaaattttcaaaaattcttagaaattttccaaaaattgttaaaagttctaattttttttcaaaaattctcaaaaattttctaaaattcttaaaaattctagaaattttaaaaattctggaaaaaaattctcaaaatacttcaaatattcttaaatattctcaaaaaatcacgaaaattctccaaattttttcgaatttctcaaaatttctaaaaaattctcaaattctaaatttctagaaattttaaaatttctagaaattttagacattttaggaatttcagaaatttcagaaattttaaaaattttaatttttaaaaaaattaaattttttttaaattttttaaaaatttaaaaaaaaacttacaaaaattctcaaaatttttcaaaatatatcaaaaattcttaaaagttATCTTGAATTATCCATTTTTAgtttaattctcaaaattctcaaaattctcaaaatactcaaaaattcccgaaaattctcaaaaattcaaaattctcaaaatactcaaaaatacccgaaaatttgcaaaattctcgaaaattctcaaaattctcaaaatttcaaaattgtcaaaaattttcaaaattctcaaaattcttaaaattctcaaaaatctcaaaattctcaaaaattctcaaaacttttcgaaaattctcaaaaatctcaaaagttctctaaaattatctaatttttattaaactttcaaaattcttagaaattttcaaaaattgtaaaaattctcatttttttcaaaaattctcaaaatttttctaaaattcttgaaaattttaaaaattccaaaaaatctcaaaatatttcaaatattctaaaatattctcaaaaaaatcccaaaatttttttaaaattctcaaaactttttcgaatttctcaaaaattctaaaattttaaatttctagaaattttaaaatttcaagaaattttagacattttacgaaatttcagaaattttagaaattttcgaaattttcgaaattttagaaattttagaagttttagaaattttagaaattttagaaattttagaaatttaagaaatcttaggcattttaaaaattttaaaaattttagaaattttagaaattttagaaattttagaaattttagaaattttagaaattttagaaatttttagaaattttagaaattttagaaattttagaaattttagaaattttagaaattttagaaattttagaaattttagaaattttagaaattttagaaattttagaaattttagaaattttagaaattttagaaattttagaaattttagaaattttagaaattttagaaattttagaaattttagaaattttagaaattttagaaattttagaaattttagaaattttagaaattttagaaattttagaaattttagaaattttagaaattttagaaattttagaaattttagaaattttagaaattttagaaattttagaaattttagaaattttagaaattttagaaattttagaaattttagaaattttagaaattttagaaattttagaaattttagaaattttagaaattttagaaattttagaaattttagaaattttagaaattttagaaattttagaaattttagaaattttagaaatgtaaaattttttagaaatttaagaaattttagaaattttagaaattttagacatttaagacattttagacattttagacattttagacattttagacattttagacattttagacattttagacattttagacattttagacattttagacattttagacaatttaggcattttagacattttagacattttagacattttagacattttagacattttagacattttagacattttagacattttagacattttagacattttagacattttagacattttagacattttagacattttagacattttagacattttagacattttagacattttagacattttaggcattttagacattttaatattttagacattttagacattttagacattttagacattttagacattttagacattttagacattttagacattttagacattttagacattttagacattttagacattttagacattttagacattttagacattttagacattttagacattttagacattttagacattttagacattttagacattttagacattttagacattttagacattttagacattttagacattttagacattttagacattttagaattttagaagtttagaattttagaagtttagaattttagaattttagaattttagagttttagaattttagaattttagaattttagaattttagaattttagaattttagaattttagaattttagaattttagaattttagaattttagaattttagaattttagaattttagaattttagaattttagaattttagaattttagaattttaaattttagaattttagaattttagaattttagaattttagaattttaaattttagaattttagaattttagaattttagaattttagaattttagaattttagaattttagaattttagaattttagaattttagaattttagaattttagaattttagaattttagaattttataattttagaattttagaattttagaattttagaattttagaatttgaaaatttgaaaatttgaaaattttagaattttagaattgtggatttttagtattttagatttttagatttttagaattttggattttttgaattttagtatttttttgaattttagaattaaataaaatacgaAATGACAAAAACTGTAAAGAAAACTTGTACAAgccttattttttaacaaatttgaaagGCTGATTTCCTTTTTAATAATCAATCTTTTATTGTCGCCATTTTGACCGCTATCTTGAAAAGTCACTTTGAAGTTGTTTAGTGGTCATACCTGAAATAGaacatcaaaaataagacaaagaggaaaaatcgtgattcgattttccgaaaATTCGATAAACCgatgtgatttttttccaaggccAAATAATAGAGTTTGTACTGTATCTAACAtttctttaattaaaaaaaatctttcatttgtttaaattttctttgattttccaaGCTTTTAAATCACGGCGTTTATATATTTagcttaatttttataatttttataattttacaaaatgagGAAAGTTTTAATTATTTAGCACTTGCCTTATTATtacataataatttttttttaattttagattgcACCCAAAAACGACTGtgaatgcaaaaaaacttataaatccGCACGTGGTTCGTTTTGTGAAACTGTACAGGAAGCCACCTTTTCCGAAAATAATCGTCAATCGGATACGTTGTTGTTTTTCCCACGCAATACCATTAATGTCCTCCTCGCAGATTTCGAACAGCTTCTGGTCTACTTCCGGAAGGGGATCGGCGGATTCTTCCCGTTGTGGCCGATTTCGCTCCGAGCCGAGCTCGAAAAGTAACTGctctcatcatcatcgtcggggCAACCGGCGGAGCGGATTTTCTTCAATGGCAGATTTGGTGGCCTGAAGAATGGTCGGAAAAGGAAAGCTGCAAATAAAATGGGTTTCAGTGAAAACAACTTTTAAAGACTCATGCAACGGAATCAGCCCGACTGAGCCAAAGTCGGTTCCGACTTTTCGAAAAACGTAAGCAGCTGCTGCGTGATCATTTTTTCTTGGTTCTGGCCAAATCAATTATATTCAGCAGCTTACCTTGTTGTACTCATGGCGATTGTCCTTCTCCAAGTACCGCAGAAATACGTCGGCTGCCATTACTGCCGTGGTCGCGACGGCCCTCAAGAAGCAAACGGAACGTCGGATGGTCAGAACTCCCGGCGGATGAGCAAACTGCAGGGTACCGAGGATTGACCGGATCCAGTCTTGAAGCTGGATGAGGCCGTGGCTGTTGACTAACAGACCGGGTCGGGAACAGATTTTGACGAACCGAAATCGCGGCGGacaagtcgaaaaaaaaacaacaaaaacttcAACGCGAGACcaacttttgttttgttgttttcctTCTTCGCGGCTGATTCTGACAGTTCGTAACGGTGGCTGCGGCATGCTACACTCTCAAATAAGCCGGCAACAAAGCGCTTTCGATTTTGGAAGCAATTTCTTTCGTTATCGAAAACATTTTCTCCAGAATCGGCAACATTCGCGATGAATTCGCAAACGATCAATGTTTTCGGATTCATCGCATTATTTTTTCGGATCCGCAGcccggattttgttccgtgtggTCACGTGCCGGGTCTTCAGGCGGTTTTTTGATGGACTTTCGCCGGATAGCCTTCGGCATCGAGTCCGTCACTTCGGCGTGCTGACGGCGATCGTTCGCGGTCACCGTGATCTGGTTCTTGAGCGGAAACCTTGGGTCCTTCGGGTGAGAACACAGGGGAAAGGGGGTTAGAGTACTACTGGGGCAGCTTTGAGGGCTTCACTATCGATTTCACTCGAGTTGTACCTGAATCGCCGATCTTTGCTTGCGTGTTATAGTTTTCCACTATTGAATACTGTACAAGTTCAAGGGCACTGATACTTGCTGGCTCTTTGGTTTGAAGGTCTTGCTAGCGGGCTGGTCAATGTGGAAAAGATCTTCCTAGTCAACGCTGACCCTCAGTAGAGTACTCTCTCGCTTCTTGTTAGCCCCTTTATTCCTTTTTTCTTCTAGTCCTCTCCTTACAGTACTACTTCGTACTTTTCTGGTAGCAATCCCGCAATGTAGGTTTGTACAGTGTGTTAACAAACTTTGTTCCTGCGGTTTGCAATAACAGTGTGTTTTATAGTTATGATTCCTAGCTGTGCTCTGATTTTATATTGTTTGtgatatttattttacttttatttacttgacaatatttaatttaaagacTACACAAACTCTCTAATCTGTGATACCCTAATTTTAATGTAAAGCTTGCCAAATCCTCCTATTTGCCCATGACTGATTAAGGGGCAAAGTAGAGCATATAGCCGCAACGGTAACATATTATATCCAGAAACATCATTGACAGTCTTTGCTCCAAGAGTGAATGACACCATAAACGACCTTATGATTTGAATTCAaaagcaataaattttaaaattgttatccCTTGGTTCAACATCCGCCACTTTAACGATCACCAGACCCCGATTAGTTCTACCACATTCACCGACCTGCACGGGAAGAAGGGCTTCCACTTGTTACACACACAACGCGCACACAAATGCAACCAGAAAGCTGATTAGAGCCGCAACTCTAACGatccttagaaaaaaaaagttacacgcCCTGTATAGTGGCAAACGTACGGACTCATCCAAGTTCAGTTTGTTTTGTTCGGCCGTCGAGCCTGGAACCTCGTCTGTCGCTCTGTTGTCCAGTGAAAGTGGCCCTTtgttctgtgtgtgtgtttccatGATCTAGAATCCGGAATAGATTTGTGTGCGCAAGAAGTTGAAGAAGCTGTGAAGATGAGTGAACTCAACAGTTCAACGAACAGTGCTAGCGGATCGAGCTCCTGCGGAAGTTCCGACGGGGAAAGCAATGGCGTTGGGAAACGTGGTAGGATTCCGTTGGATCATGATGCAATGAGGAAGTGGATATTTACTGATTGTATGAATCATTCCCAATATTCGAAGTTCGCTGTAGGAGGCggttttgctttgattttcAATTAGAATACTGTCTAGTACTGCTTCCATGAATAGATGTCCAACGGTTGCGTAAGAATTAGGCTTGTGGAATGTAACGTACCATTGCTAGTAGACCAAGCATGGTAGCGGATATTAGGGTGGTCATATAAATATTAGATCTTCGTATATCATTAGGAGTAATCAATAAAATACAACTTGCTTATCAAGCTTAGTGCGCTTAAATCTTATAATTAtctcatcattatctcgaattaCTACAAGAATAACTTCCTCAATGCCATCGAACTGCGTACCGCTCTGTAAAAATGTATTCAACAAACACGCTCCCCCTTACAGCACAACGCGAACTCAAGGaagaagtggtcaaagacatggCAATCGATAAAATGCGGGAAAAGATGGATGTAAGTTTCCCGGGAGTTACCAACTTGTGCAACCGTAATCGATATCTTGCCACCATTCCAGAGCTTAGTTCACAAGCTGGAGAAGGACGTCGAACGCAAGCTGGACCTGCTGGTGGAGGATTTGGTGGGTGAGGTGAAACTGTTCAATCTCAAAAACTACAAGCTGCGGGAGCTGTTCAAGGAGACGAGCTCGTCCTCGATAAGTACCGCCGACGGCGGCAGTTCCAGTAGTCGAGGTCGCAACCGATCGCGTACCGGTGGCAAGCTGCCGGACAAGGAGTTTGTGGCGAGGAACTCGCTGCTGACGGACCTTTTCGAGGTGAAGCACATCAAGACGATCTATCACATCTTCGTGGTGATACTGATTATCATGTTTCTGAACACGGTCGTGCACGACTTCGTCGATCGGGGACGCATCAATCTGGGATTCCGACCGATCGTGGCCGGATTCGGGAAGTTTCATATCGCGCTGCTGTTGTGGAGCTGCATGCAGATCGCTACGTTGTGCGTGTATCCGAGCTTCTGTTTGTGGGTGTTTGTGCGGAAGGACTGTAAAAAGAGTAGGttgttgacaattttgttaGGATTGTCATTTGAACGATTTCTTTGATTCCAGACGAATCCCGCAAGGTTTGGGACATCAGCTCTATCTTCGGACTAGTATTATACCAGTGCACCTTTGTGGCGTTCGTTATAAAAGCCGTGCTTTGGTTGGACCTTCCACCGGCGTCTTCGGTAGCAGTCCTCATGGAAATGACCCGGTTCGTAATGAAGGTCCACGCCTTCGTCCGTAGCAACATCCCACGTGCCTTGGAAAGGACAACCAAATCTTCCTCGGAAGACAAACCTGCCCACGCCGTTGCAGTTCCATCGTTCTCAAAGTTCATCTACTTCCTATTCGCTCCAACCCTGGTATACCGTGACGAATACCCGCGCACTAAGCGAATCCGCTGGTCCGTGGTGTTCCGCCACGTTCTGGAAGTAATCGGCGTAATCTTCTACATCAGCTTCATCTTCGAACGCTTCCTGACTCCACTGTTTGACCGGTTCGGACACGCGGAAATCAGTTCCGGCAAGTTTGTCCTCTCCCTGTTCGGAAGTGTCATGCCCGGATCGCTGTCCTTCCTGTGTGGATTCTACTGCCTGCTGCATGCCTGGATGAACGCCAGCTCGGAGCTGTTACGATTCGCGGATCGTCTGTTCTACCGGGACTGGTGGAACGCGTCCTCGTTCGCCGAGTACATCCGATCCTGGAACGTGGTGGTCCACGACTGGTTGTACACGTACATCTACAAGGACGCCGTTGAGCATGTGTTCAAGGATTGCCGGTTTTTGGCAACCGTGCTGGTGTTCACCGTGTCGGCAATCTTCCACGAGGTGATCCTAGCGTTCGCCTTCCGGTTCTTCTTCCCGGTGATGTTTGTGCAGTTCGAGTTCATGGGACTGCTGCTAATGTTCGTGACGCGCAATATGAGCAAAGACGTCGGCAACATTCTGCTGTGGCTGATGCTGTGCATCGGAAACGGTATCCAGCTTAGTCTGTACAACATGGAGTACTACGCTAGGAGGAACTGCCCGGTTAGCGGAGAATCGCTGGTGGACTACTTGATACCGGTGTCGTGGTCCTGCAACGGAATCTCGCATAATCCGAACTGGACGATCAGCGCTCCGTGGGAACTGAATTGACTGAATTCCGTGAATGTTCATAGCTAGATAAGTAAACATAATTACGTCGAGATTAGACTTAAGCCATGTGCCATGAGAGTGGAATCAATTGCCTTTGACCAGTGATTGCCGAACGTTATCtgcttcaaaaatatatttattgcaTGATGTCTTGCAAAATCGTATTAGTCATATATTTAAATACAAAACTGTAAGTAAAGTGTTCATTTGTTATTTAGTTCAT
Protein-coding sequences here:
- the LOC6034224 gene encoding sterol O-acyltransferase 1 codes for the protein MSELNSSTNSASGSSSCGSSDGESNGVGKRAQRELKEEVVKDMAIDKMREKMDSLVHKLEKDVERKLDLLVEDLVGEVKLFNLKNYKLRELFKETSSSSISTADGGSSSSRGRNRSRTGGKLPDKEFVARNSLLTDLFEVKHIKTIYHIFVVILIIMFLNTVVHDFVDRGRINLGFRPIVAGFGKFHIALLLWSCMQIATLCVYPSFCLWVFVRKDCKKNESRKVWDISSIFGLVLYQCTFVAFVIKAVLWLDLPPASSVAVLMEMTRFVMKVHAFVRSNIPRALERTTKSSSEDKPAHAVAVPSFSKFIYFLFAPTLVYRDEYPRTKRIRWSVVFRHVLEVIGVIFYISFIFERFLTPLFDRFGHAEISSGKFVLSLFGSVMPGSLSFLCGFYCLLHAWMNASSELLRFADRLFYRDWWNASSFAEYIRSWNVVVHDWLYTYIYKDAVEHVFKDCRFLATVLVFTVSAIFHEVILAFAFRFFFPVMFVQFEFMGLLLMFVTRNMSKDVGNILLWLMLCIGNGIQLSLYNMEYYARRNCPVSGESLVDYLIPVSWSCNGISHNPNWTISAPWELN